CAGGCCCGCCTCGCGGAGGAACAGGCGGAAAGAGAACGCGAACTGGCCTACGAACGCTGGGAATGGGGCGGACAGCCGCCGAGCCAGGCCCTGCGTGAGGTCGGCGGCAATGTACACGGGGTGCTCCGCTTCGACGCGGCCCTCGTGCATGCCCTGGACGCGGCCGGCCCGGCCACCCAGCGGGCGGTGGCCCTGCTGGCCGCGCGTCGCGCGTGCGAGGCAGCCGGTCTGGCGCAGCTGGACTGGATCGCCGCGGGACTCGCCGCCGTGACCGAGGGACGGCCGCTGCCGCCGCCGCTCGATGACGAGGGCCATGCGTGGCAAGCCCTCGGCACCGACCCACGGGTCCCGGGCAGAACCGTCCGCCGGGCCGTCCCGCCCGAACGCCCGCCCTTCGAGACGCTGCTCGCCTGGGACGAGGTGTCCCTGCCGATTCCCGTGTCCGCCCCGACCACACTGGTCGCGGGCCCCGCTGCCGAGTGGGTGCAGGCGTCGCCGACCCCGGACGGACCGCCGACACCCGACCCCGCCAGGGAGCCCACCGAAGCCACGGAGTACACCCTGCGGGTCACCATCGGCGAGCCGGATCCCTCCCTGCCCTTCTCCCAACCGCACATGGCCCTCCCCGCACTGCTCGGCGCCGCCGAACCCGACCCGCTGCAGGCGGCCCTGGACGCGGTGTACGCGGGCATCGCCACATACGGCGACGACTACCCGGCCCTGCTCCGGGAGGTCAGGTCGCTCTGCGAGGGCAGGAACTCGTAGCAGGCGGTCCGACGGGTCTGCGGCTCAGATGGTCCGGAGGACGGAAAGGCCACGTGGTGTGCAGGGCGGAAGGGAGGGCGCCGGTCAGCCGGGCGATTCCGGGTCATCCAGGCGATTCCGTGGAGCGGGCTCGGCGATGGGCCGCGACGCGTTCCCGGGTCGCGCAACGCCGGGAGCAGTAGCGGCGTTCGGGCCCTGGCCCGTGGGTGATGAAGACGTTACGGCAGGTCGGCGATGCGCAGATTCTGCCGGGCGGGAGCTGGCGGTCCCAGACGAGTACGGTCAGCGCCAGGCAGGACGAGGCGAGGAACCACTCGTCCCACGGGGCGTTGTCGCCGTGGTCGAGGTGGGGATGCCAGGGCGTGGCGCCGTCGTGTGAGGTGAGGCGGAGTGGTCCGGTGTGGGTGCGCAACAGGCGGTTGAGAGCGAGGGCGGCCTCGTCGGCGTGCTCGGCGGCGAAGACCTCCCGGAGCTGGTCGGCGGCGTCACGCATCCGCGTGACATCGCGGGAGGTGAGGTCGAGGGGGCCCCTCTCGCCGTACGCGCGGAGCACCGACGCCACGTGGCCGGGGTCGGGGCGGGCCTCGGCGAGGGCGTTGACCAGGGCGGCGGTGCGGCGGGCCATGGTCAGGACGGAGTGCCGCGTGGACCAGTCGCCGTCGGGGTCGTCGGGGGAGGACACCAGCGCAATGTAACGCATATTGCAGGGATTTGAGTTACCTGCGTAACGTCATTCGCGTGACAAGGCGTTACGCGATGGTCTCCTATGCCGCCGGGGTGGTGGCGGCACGCGTCGGGGACGAGATGTCGGGACCGGCGCTGATGCTGGCGGGGTATGCCGTGGCCGGGTCGGCCGCTGAAGCGTCGGCGCTGCTGGCGGGCATCACGGCCGCGGCGGCGGCAGGGGGCCCGGTGCTCGGGGCGGTGCTCGACAGGCAGCGGCGGCCGGGGCGGCTGCTGGCGGCCTCGCTCGTCCTGTACGCGATTGGCCTGGCGATGATCCTTGTCGGCCTCGGCCGGCTTCCTTTCGCCGTCACCGTCCTGATCGCCGTACTGACGGGGCTGCTGGGACCGGCGCTGTCGGGTGGCTGGACGGGCCAGCTGCCGCGGGTGGTGCCGGCGGACCGGCTGCCACGGGCCAACGCCCTCGATGCCATGACCTTCGGCATGGCGAGCCTGGCCGGTCCGGTCCTGGCGGGCAGCGTCACCCAGGCGCTGGGGGCGTCGACGGCCGTCGTGGTGTCGGCGGCGCTCATCGGCTCGGCGGCGCCCGCCGCGTGGATCCTGCCGGGGCGTCCCGAGAGGGTGCGGGACGCGCGGCGGGGTTCGCTGATCAGCGACCTCGTCGCCGGATTGCGGGCCATCGCCGGGAAACCCCGGCTGGCGCGGGCGACCCTGACCTCAGCTGTGTGCTGTGTGGCGCAGGGCATGCTGACGGCCTGTGTGCCGCTGCTGGGCGACCGTGTCCTCGGCGGGGCGGGCCGCGGCGCACTGCTGCTGTCGTGCGCGGCGGTCTCCGCACTTGTGGCCAACGCCGTGCTTGCAAGGTTTCCGCAGTCCGTCACCCCTGACTCGATCATCTGGGGCGCCGCCCTGATCCAGGCCGGTGCGCTCGCCCTGGCGGCGACGGGACGCCCAGCCGCGCTCGCCCCGGCCCTGCTGCTGGCCGGAATCGGCGAAGGGCCACAGCTCACGGCCTTGTTCGCCGTACGCCATCGAGAGGCTCCGGAGCACCTGCGCGGCCAGATCTTCACCACCGGCGCCAGCCTGAAGATCACCGGCTTCGCATCCGGCGCGGCGATCGCTGGGCCGCTCGCCGCCTGGTCGCTGACCGGCACACTGGCCACGGCAGCGGGCGTCGCGGCCCTCGCGGCGCCGGCCTTTCTCGCCGTACCGCTGGACGCCGTCGGGCGGCCGGAAGAATCGGTACTGCCGGACTGACACACACTTCCGCGTCGGTACGGACAGATCCGTGGTGATACGTGTAAACCATAACGATCTCGGCCCAGCTCTTGTGCGTCCACCGATCGGCCTTAGCCTCCTGACATGGCATTTCTTTCAAGTCGCCGCAAGCGGGCCCGCCTTGCTCCGGAGCTGGACGACCAGGATCTGGGCAGGCTGCTGAAGTCGCTTGTGGCGACCGCCAGGACCGGCACCATCGCGACCACCGAGCTGTGTGTGGCGCAGATGTCCCGCCTCCTGGCGCAGGACCCGGGCGACTGGGACCGCCGGACGCATCGGATGGACGTCCTGGCGGGATATCTCGCCGGCTCGCATCTGCCGCGGTCCTGGGTCACCCGTGAACCGCGCAACGCGGACGCACTCGTCCTGCACGCCTGGACCCAGGTCGCGCAGGCCCGCGCCCAGGGGCGCCTCGAAGACCCGGCCGGGGCCGTCGACACCTGTCTGCGGGCCGCCGAAGTCGCCCCGGAGGACCCCACCCCTTGGGTGGCCCTCCTCGCGGTGGCACGCCTGGAACGCCGGGAGCAGTCGCAGGTCTTCGGGGTGTGGAACGAGATCCTCGTACGCGATCGCTGGAACCACGAGGCCTACCTGAGCATGCTGAACTACCTCAGCCCGGAGGAGGCGGGCTCGCGCGTCCAGATCCTGGAGTTCGTGGACACCCTGCGCGCCCGCATGCCTGCCAACGCGCCGTGTGTGGCGACCGAACTCACCGCTCAGGTCCTCCAGTACCACGCCATCCTCGGCCGCGGCGGATTCGAGGCACTGGTCGCGCGCAACCACTGGTCCCAGGAAATGGCCGCACAGGCCCTCGACCGCGCGGCGCACACCTGGAGCCAGCCAGGGTTTCTCCGGCATGCCAAGGCGCTCGCTGACCTCAACCTGCTCGCCTACGCGCTGATGGCCGCGGACCGGCGTGGCGAGGCGCGGTCCGTCTTCGAGGCGGTCGGTGGCATCGTCACGGCGTGGCCCTGGCGGACCGGCGGTGACCCGGTGACGGAGTTCGACGAGACGCGGCAGAAGGCCACCATCGGCCGGTGAGTCGTAGAAGGCTGTGTCTGACGCCGCGTCACCTCAGCCGGCTACCGGTGATGGCGCAGGGCACACAGCCGCACCGGAGCACACAGCCGCACCGGACCAGCCCCGTCCGGGACTCGGTGACACCCGCCGGCGCCGGCCGGGACCGGCCCCGAGCGGACTGGAACAGCCCTCCGGCGCCCGGCACGGTCAGGACGGGGCGATGTGGCCACGGCTCACTCGCCGGCGCCCGGCTGGGACTCCTCCGCCTTCGCCTGCGCCGCCTCCGATGCGATGGGCAGGGTGTAGAAGACGGACGAGCCCTGCTTGGTGCGCTGGGCGCCGTTGCGGGCCACGAGGTTCTC
The genomic region above belongs to Streptomyces sp. CG1 and contains:
- a CDS encoding MFS transporter encodes the protein MVSYAAGVVAARVGDEMSGPALMLAGYAVAGSAAEASALLAGITAAAAAGGPVLGAVLDRQRRPGRLLAASLVLYAIGLAMILVGLGRLPFAVTVLIAVLTGLLGPALSGGWTGQLPRVVPADRLPRANALDAMTFGMASLAGPVLAGSVTQALGASTAVVVSAALIGSAAPAAWILPGRPERVRDARRGSLISDLVAGLRAIAGKPRLARATLTSAVCCVAQGMLTACVPLLGDRVLGGAGRGALLLSCAAVSALVANAVLARFPQSVTPDSIIWGAALIQAGALALAATGRPAALAPALLLAGIGEGPQLTALFAVRHREAPEHLRGQIFTTGASLKITGFASGAAIAGPLAAWSLTGTLATAAGVAALAAPAFLAVPLDAVGRPEESVLPD
- a CDS encoding CGNR zinc finger domain-containing protein, producing MRYIALVSSPDDPDGDWSTRHSVLTMARRTAALVNALAEARPDPGHVASVLRAYGERGPLDLTSRDVTRMRDAADQLREVFAAEHADEAALALNRLLRTHTGPLRLTSHDGATPWHPHLDHGDNAPWDEWFLASSCLALTVLVWDRQLPPGRICASPTCRNVFITHGPGPERRYCSRRCATRERVAAHRRARSTESPG